Part of the Sulfuricella denitrificans skB26 genome is shown below.
ATCTGTCAGCAAGCCGCCCCTGTTATGTGAGATCAAACCCGACCACCCTGAAGACGCTCCCCAGCCAGTCAAGCGTAAACACCCTTACAAGGAGAACGCGGCCGAAAACGCACTCAAGTGGGCCGCCGCGAAGCGCTACGCAACGGCACAAGGCTGGGAGTTCAGCGTTTTCCGTGAAAAGGATGTCCGCACGCCCTACCTGAAGAACGTTCGTTTCCTGCTCCGCGCCCTGGAGAAAGTGAAGGACTCCCATTTCCAGCCGGAATTACTCGAGAAGCTGGATGAGAACGGCTCCCTTACTCTGGATGAATGGGCCGGCACCCTGGCGTCAACCCTGGAGGCACGGGCCAAGGTCCTGCCAGCCTGCTACCGGCTGATCGCCCTGCAGCGCGTGGAGGTGGATCTGGAGCAGCCGCTTACGCTCCAATCCATGGTGAGGGCGATGTCCCATGCCTAACACCATCCCACTCCAGCCTGGCGACATCGTTTCCTTCCGAGACCAGAACTGGCGGATCCTCCACGTGGAAGATTTCGAGCGGGTACTGGCCACCCGGGTTTCCGACCAGCGGCACGATTTCCTGCCTATCGCCGAACTGGGTCTTCCAGTTTGGGACGGCACCGCGACGTCCAAGGACTCCCAAGGTAAGCCCTCCGACGAGATGGGTACTGCAAACATTCCCACTTCCCGGAACGCGCAGCGGCTACTTAAGCGCAAGATTCGCCAATTCATGGGCGAGGAGCTGACCGAAGAGCAGAAAAAATTGCTCGACAATGCGATCAAAGAATTCAAGTCCATCATTGTCATCCTGAAAACGCCGCGACAAGCGCGCGGGCCGCTTGTGGACGAACTTTGCAAGAAGTTCAACATCAGCACGGCGACCGCCTACAGGCATATCGCGCTCGTGCGGCTGCATGGATCGCCAGAGGCCATATTGCCCGCCGTCCGCGCCGACAGCGGACATTACCGCTTGAAATCCGAGGTGCGGGAGGTCATGCGCGATCACCTGCGCAAATACCGGTTCATCGAAGAACCCAAGACCCTGTCCAATATCCACGAGCTGATAAATGGAGCGCTCAAAAGAGGGACGTACCAGATAAAGGAATGCAAGGGCATATCGCTCTCCGCGCTGCGCAACATGGAACAGGAGACCACGCTCAAGGAAAAGCTCCTGCTGCAGGGCCGCAAGAAAATCGTCAAGGACAAGTTCGGTTCCAAGGTTGGGAAGCTTCCGGACAATGATTACCCGCTGGCTATCGTCCAGGTCGACCATACCCCGACCCAGGTCTGCCTGGTGGACGAGCTAGACCGGCAACCCATCGGCGATGCCTGGCTGACGCTCGTTATCGACACCTACTCCCGGATGGTCCTGGGCTTTTTCTTATCCCTCGACCCGCCGTCCACGCTTTCCACCGGCATGGCGCTCGCGCATGCCTTCCTGCCTAAGGAGGATTTCATGCGAAGCGTGGGGGTGAGCGGCGAATGGCCGTGCTGGGGATTTCCCGACATTGTCCACGTGGACAATGCAGCCGAGCTGAACGGGCGCATGATGCATGGCGCCCGCCGTCTTTACCGTTTCGACCTGAGGGACCGGCCAGTGGGCTCTCCCAACTTCGGCGGGCACGTCGAAAGCGCTTTCAAAACGTTCATGTATGAATTCAAGAGCCTCCCGGGCACGAAGTTCTCCAACCCAACGGAAAGAGGTGAATACGATTCCGAGGGTAAGGCGATTTTCACGATCGCTGAATTTGAGACGTTGTTCACGGAATTCCTGGTCAACGACTACCATCTGAGGAAACACAGGGGCAAGGAAATGGACAGGCTCACCCCCCTGCAGAAGTGGAAGAAAGGCATATTCGAGGGGGATAGCATGCCTCCAACGGGC
Proteins encoded:
- a CDS encoding TnsA endonuclease N-terminal domain-containing protein; this translates as MTGTAPDGQQFESTIEEDFFVLLRFNRSVASFEAQPVKVEWLDAKGKIHTYTPDVLVHYHQDMDESVSKPPLLCEIKPDHPEDAPQPVKRKHPYKENAAENALKWAAAKRYATAQGWEFSVFREKDVRTPYLKNVRFLLRALEKVKDSHFQPELLEKLDENGSLTLDEWAGTLASTLEARAKVLPACYRLIALQRVEVDLEQPLTLQSMVRAMSHA
- a CDS encoding Mu transposase C-terminal domain-containing protein produces the protein MPNTIPLQPGDIVSFRDQNWRILHVEDFERVLATRVSDQRHDFLPIAELGLPVWDGTATSKDSQGKPSDEMGTANIPTSRNAQRLLKRKIRQFMGEELTEEQKKLLDNAIKEFKSIIVILKTPRQARGPLVDELCKKFNISTATAYRHIALVRLHGSPEAILPAVRADSGHYRLKSEVREVMRDHLRKYRFIEEPKTLSNIHELINGALKRGTYQIKECKGISLSALRNMEQETTLKEKLLLQGRKKIVKDKFGSKVGKLPDNDYPLAIVQVDHTPTQVCLVDELDRQPIGDAWLTLVIDTYSRMVLGFFLSLDPPSTLSTGMALAHAFLPKEDFMRSVGVSGEWPCWGFPDIVHVDNAAELNGRMMHGARRLYRFDLRDRPVGSPNFGGHVESAFKTFMYEFKSLPGTKFSNPTERGEYDSEGKAIFTIAEFETLFTEFLVNDYHLRKHRGKEMDRLTPLQKWKKGIFEGDSMPPTGLPERPADPMALRISLLPFYMRTIRNGIVEIFTENYHNPALTLIGDSINLEKPYAERLYEVRYDPRDISQLWLLNPATGDYLDIHFTDLRKGSISLWEHNARKKRLGDPSAQFADQRYESKQRREEFKITSARRTKQQRLANEKERRRAEGSLVKPPPSPNSRSAVSAHKKPLDPERLKALRDKVRPAAVDPSIIKEKPDDT